A part of Pararoseomonas sp. SCSIO 73927 genomic DNA contains:
- a CDS encoding ProQ/FinO family protein, translating into MSRRSEYWVRWDQHRAALGTAFPAAFPPDGQPRPALTIGVHRLLEESGVVPRHEVRLFLREWVRRPQYLRAVAAGGHRVVLNGSPAEPITPEQVELAQTLLARRARKGAAA; encoded by the coding sequence ATGAGCCGTCGATCCGAGTACTGGGTGCGCTGGGACCAGCACCGTGCAGCCCTGGGCACCGCCTTCCCGGCCGCCTTCCCGCCGGACGGCCAGCCCCGCCCGGCGCTGACGATTGGTGTGCACCGGCTGCTGGAGGAGAGTGGCGTGGTCCCGCGCCATGAGGTCCGCCTGTTCCTGCGGGAGTGGGTTCGGCGGCCGCAGTACCTCCGGGCGGTCGCTGCCGGGGGGCACCGCGTAGTGCTGAACGGCTCACCCGCCGAGCCTATCACGCCCGAGCAGGTCGAGCTGGCGCAGACGCTGCTGGCACGGCGCGCTCGGAAGGGAGCGGCGGCATGA
- a CDS encoding branched-chain amino acid ABC transporter substrate-binding protein: MTIQRRTLLGATLAAPAVLSTGNAMAQARGPIRVAMAGPLTGANATFGAQMREGVQQAVTDLNAAGGVLGQQLALETGDDACDPRQAVSVANQLAGRQARVVIGHYCSGSSIPASKVYTEEGVLQISPASTNPRYTDEGAWNTFRTCGRDDQQGVVAGKYIAERFKGRRVAVLHDNSAYGKGLADETKKAMNAGGLTETLYAAYTPGERDYNAVVSRLKAANIDVIYLGGYHTEAGLIIRQAKEQGMNCTLIGGDALTTSEFWQISGAAGEGSMMTFPSDPRKRPQAAEVVARFKARNVEPEGFALYSYGATQIWAAAAAKANTVDPRRVAEAMKASGPWQTVLGPISFDRKGDVTVPDFVFYVWRNGAYAEMS, encoded by the coding sequence ATGACCATCCAGCGCCGCACCCTTCTGGGTGCCACCCTTGCCGCCCCGGCGGTGCTCTCCACCGGCAACGCCATGGCCCAGGCCCGCGGCCCCATCCGCGTCGCCATGGCCGGCCCGCTGACGGGCGCCAACGCCACCTTCGGCGCCCAGATGCGCGAGGGCGTGCAGCAGGCCGTGACGGACCTGAACGCCGCCGGCGGCGTGCTGGGCCAGCAGCTGGCGCTGGAGACGGGCGACGACGCCTGCGACCCGCGCCAGGCCGTCTCCGTCGCCAACCAGCTCGCCGGGCGGCAGGCGCGGGTGGTGATCGGGCACTACTGCTCCGGCTCCTCCATCCCCGCCAGCAAGGTCTACACGGAGGAGGGGGTGCTGCAGATCAGCCCCGCCTCCACCAACCCGCGCTACACGGATGAGGGCGCGTGGAACACCTTCCGCACCTGCGGGCGCGACGACCAGCAGGGCGTAGTGGCCGGCAAGTACATCGCCGAGCGCTTCAAGGGCCGGCGCGTCGCCGTGCTCCACGACAACTCTGCCTACGGCAAGGGGCTGGCGGACGAGACGAAGAAGGCGATGAACGCGGGCGGCCTGACGGAGACGCTCTACGCCGCCTACACCCCCGGCGAGCGCGACTACAACGCCGTGGTCTCCCGCCTGAAGGCCGCGAACATCGACGTGATCTATCTCGGCGGCTACCACACCGAGGCCGGGCTGATCATCCGGCAGGCCAAGGAGCAGGGCATGAACTGCACCCTGATCGGCGGCGACGCGCTGACCACCAGCGAGTTCTGGCAGATCAGCGGCGCGGCCGGCGAGGGCAGCATGATGACCTTCCCGTCCGATCCCCGGAAGCGCCCGCAGGCGGCCGAGGTGGTGGCCCGCTTCAAGGCCCGCAACGTGGAGCCCGAGGGTTTCGCCCTCTACTCCTACGGGGCGACCCAGATCTGGGCTGCCGCCGCGGCGAAGGCCAACACCGTCGATCCCCGCCGGGTGGCGGAGGCGATGAAGGCCTCGGGTCCCTGGCAGACGGTGCTGGGCCCGATCAGCTTCGACCGCAAGGGCGACGTCACCGTGCCGGACTTCGTCTTCTACGTCTGGAGGAACGGCGCCTACGCCGAGATGTCCTGA
- a CDS encoding nuclear transport factor 2 family protein, translated as MPGDALLRRLAVMELVQNWAVWRDAGDWERFRTVWAPEGRMMATWCQAPAEGFIRASQEGWAKGVSILHFLGGCSVDIVGKRAIAQTKMTISQRAPVHGVVVDVVCTGRFYDFIEEKADGWKIVLRQPIYEKDRMDPVNPAERLELDPELLGRFPEGYRHLAYLQSGIGYEVKTDMPGLKGEKVGALYAAGAAWLRGEALDWEE; from the coding sequence ATGCCGGGTGATGCGCTGTTGCGCCGCCTTGCGGTGATGGAACTGGTGCAGAACTGGGCCGTCTGGCGCGATGCCGGCGACTGGGAACGGTTCCGCACGGTCTGGGCGCCGGAGGGGCGAATGATGGCCACCTGGTGCCAGGCTCCGGCGGAGGGATTCATCAGGGCGAGCCAGGAGGGGTGGGCGAAGGGCGTCTCCATCCTCCACTTCCTCGGCGGCTGCTCCGTGGACATCGTGGGGAAGCGGGCCATCGCCCAGACGAAGATGACCATCTCCCAGCGCGCGCCCGTGCACGGCGTGGTGGTGGACGTGGTCTGCACCGGCCGCTTCTACGACTTCATTGAGGAGAAGGCGGACGGTTGGAAGATCGTTCTGCGCCAGCCGATCTACGAGAAGGACCGGATGGATCCCGTGAACCCGGCCGAGCGGCTGGAGCTGGACCCGGAACTGCTGGGCCGCTTCCCCGAGGGCTACCGGCACCTCGCCTACCTGCAATCCGGGATCGGCTACGAGGTAAAGACCGACATGCCCGGGCTGAAGGGGGAGAAGGTGGGTGCCCTCTACGCCGCCGGCGCTGCCTGGCTGCGGGGCGAGGCGCTGGACTGGGAGGAGTAG
- a CDS encoding AlpA family phage regulatory protein, with product MAEAEVDYLIRIGEVEKQTGLGRSSIYRRIREGSFPEALNVGGGQVRWRQSEVKGWADTRERVTFGPQLASAE from the coding sequence ATGGCTGAGGCCGAGGTGGACTACCTCATCCGCATTGGGGAGGTGGAGAAGCAGACCGGGCTGGGCCGGTCTTCGATCTACCGGCGCATCCGCGAGGGCAGCTTCCCTGAGGCGCTGAACGTCGGCGGCGGTCAGGTGCGCTGGCGACAATCTGAAGTGAAAGGCTGGGCCGACACACGAGAGCGAGTGACGTTTGGCCCACAGCTCGCTTCAGCGGAGTAG
- a CDS encoding ABC transporter ATP-binding protein, protein MSAPILQVRDLVMRFGGLTAVNHVSFEAARGDITAVIGPNGAGKTTVFNLITGFYTPSAGEIILHGREGERGLHTTAGHRIAKAGVARTFQNIRLFGGMTVLENLLVAQHNRLQAATGFGIGAVLGLGGYRAAEREAIERAKHWLVATDLLDRADDPAAALPYGAQRRLEIARAMCTDPVLLCLDEPAAGLNPRESEELAALIRLIRDGGCSILLIEHDMGVVMNISDHIVVLDHGKKIADGTPAGIREDEAVIAAYLGTGDEDEEPAPATAEGAA, encoded by the coding sequence ATGAGCGCGCCCATTCTACAGGTCCGGGATCTCGTGATGCGGTTCGGCGGGCTGACCGCCGTGAACCACGTCTCCTTCGAGGCGGCGCGGGGCGACATCACCGCCGTGATCGGGCCCAACGGCGCGGGCAAGACCACCGTCTTCAACCTTATCACCGGCTTCTACACGCCGAGCGCGGGCGAGATCATCCTGCACGGGCGGGAGGGGGAGCGCGGGCTGCACACCACCGCCGGCCACCGCATCGCCAAGGCGGGGGTGGCGCGCACCTTCCAGAACATCCGCCTCTTCGGCGGGATGACCGTGCTGGAGAACCTGCTGGTCGCGCAGCACAACCGCCTGCAGGCGGCAACGGGCTTCGGCATCGGCGCGGTGCTCGGCCTGGGCGGCTATCGCGCGGCGGAGCGGGAGGCGATCGAGCGCGCGAAGCACTGGCTGGTGGCCACGGACCTGCTGGACCGGGCGGACGACCCGGCGGCGGCCCTGCCCTACGGCGCGCAGCGTCGGCTGGAGATCGCGCGGGCCATGTGCACCGATCCCGTGCTGCTCTGCCTGGACGAGCCCGCCGCCGGGCTGAACCCGCGGGAGTCGGAGGAACTGGCGGCGCTGATCCGGCTCATCCGGGACGGCGGCTGCTCCATCCTGCTGATCGAGCACGACATGGGCGTGGTGATGAACATCTCCGACCACATCGTCGTGCTGGACCACGGCAAGAAGATCGCCGACGGCACCCCGGCCGGGATCCGAGAGGACGAGGCGGTGATCGCCGCCTATCTCGGCACGGGCGACGAGGACGAGGAACCCGCCCCCGCCACGGCGGAGGGCGCGGCATGA
- the livM gene encoding high-affinity branched-chain amino acid ABC transporter permease LivM, which translates to MAALVSAVLFVPLVGLRTDVGPGSGLIIRTRWMDVAILVGLVFVGRLLLNLWQDHRPARTAPTARRTETLRRIGTFVAPLLLGFAVVLPFLPGTSRYVLDLGILVLTYVMLGWGLNIVVGLAGLLDLGYVAFYAVGAYAYALLSTQFGLSFWVCLPLAGILAAFWGVLLGFPVLRLRGDYLAIVTLAFGEIIRVLLINWVSLTGGPNGISGIPRPSFFGLSFSAGGGPGSFSDFFGLEPSPTHRVVFLYYLILVLALLTNWVTLRLRRQPLGRAWEALREDEIACRALGINVTNTKLTAFAIGAMFGGFAGAFFATRQAFISPESFTFIESAIILAIVVLGGLGSQLGVALAALVMIGGFEAFRDLEEYRMLVFGGAMVAIMVWRPRGLVSTRTPSIALGKRRAISGDLVGEGQG; encoded by the coding sequence ATGGCGGCCCTCGTCTCCGCCGTGCTCTTCGTGCCGCTGGTCGGGCTGCGGACGGATGTGGGGCCGGGCAGCGGGCTGATCATCCGCACGCGCTGGATGGACGTGGCGATCCTTGTCGGCCTCGTCTTCGTCGGGCGGCTGCTGCTGAACCTCTGGCAGGACCATCGCCCGGCCCGCACGGCGCCCACGGCAAGGCGCACGGAGACGCTGCGCCGCATCGGCACCTTCGTTGCGCCGCTGCTGCTGGGCTTCGCCGTCGTCCTGCCCTTCCTGCCCGGCACGTCGCGCTACGTGCTGGATCTCGGCATCCTCGTGCTGACCTACGTCATGCTGGGATGGGGGCTGAACATCGTGGTCGGGCTCGCGGGGCTGCTCGACCTCGGCTACGTCGCCTTCTACGCCGTCGGCGCCTACGCCTACGCGCTGCTCTCCACCCAGTTCGGCCTTTCCTTCTGGGTCTGCCTGCCGCTGGCGGGAATCCTGGCGGCGTTCTGGGGCGTGCTGCTCGGCTTTCCCGTGCTGCGGCTGCGGGGCGACTACCTGGCGATCGTGACGCTGGCCTTCGGCGAGATCATCCGGGTGCTGCTGATCAACTGGGTGTCGCTGACGGGCGGGCCGAACGGGATCTCCGGGATTCCCCGCCCCTCCTTCTTCGGCCTTTCCTTCAGCGCGGGCGGCGGGCCCGGCTCCTTCTCCGACTTCTTCGGGCTGGAGCCCTCGCCCACCCACCGCGTCGTCTTCCTGTACTACCTCATCCTCGTCCTCGCCCTGCTGACGAACTGGGTGACGCTGCGGCTGCGCCGCCAGCCCCTGGGCCGCGCCTGGGAGGCGCTGCGGGAGGACGAGATCGCCTGCCGGGCGCTCGGCATCAACGTGACGAACACGAAGCTGACGGCCTTTGCCATCGGCGCCATGTTCGGCGGCTTCGCCGGCGCCTTCTTCGCCACCCGCCAGGCCTTCATCAGCCCGGAGAGCTTCACCTTCATCGAGAGCGCTATCATCCTCGCCATCGTCGTGCTCGGCGGCCTCGGCAGCCAGCTCGGCGTCGCGCTGGCGGCGCTGGTGATGATCGGCGGGTTCGAGGCCTTCCGCGACCTGGAAGAGTACCGGATGCTCGTCTTCGGCGGCGCCATGGTGGCGATCATGGTGTGGCGTCCGCGCGGGCTGGTCTCCACCCGCACGCCCTCCATCGCCCTTGGGAAGCGCCGCGCCATCTCGGGCGACCTCGTGGGGGAGGGCCAGGGATGA
- a CDS encoding EAL domain-containing protein yields the protein MRSRHSAGRRCLTCEGPLWRGDALTELADRREFRARLEEVLAFAELTHGKQSDRCTAVMLLDLDRFKAVNDSLGHPAGDELLRKVAVRLRSALREQDLPARLGGDEFAVLLDNPVTRDTAASIAARLVDLISRPYMIDGSIANIGASIGIALAEPSSTLDDALRRADLALYKSKADGRGRFTFFEPSLQTAAEARQALEFDLRAALALGQFELFYQPKLDLRTDQLSGFEALIRWRHPQRGLVPPDSFIPMSEELGLITRIGEWVIREACAEAARWPDSLTVAVNVAPSQFSTGSLLPTVQAALAGSGLSGSRLELEITETALLRNGPDVMKQLQAIKALGVQIALDDFGTGYSSLTQLRSFPFDRVKIDRSFADDVQIVRAVTALGASLGMCVTAEGVETAEQMLRLRGDGCTEAQGYHLSRPVPSSDAVKLIHRYLKQ from the coding sequence ATGCGATCGCGGCATTCCGCGGGGCGTCGCTGCCTAACCTGTGAGGGGCCGCTCTGGCGTGGTGACGCACTTACAGAGCTGGCTGACCGCCGCGAGTTCCGCGCGCGATTGGAAGAAGTGCTGGCCTTCGCTGAGCTCACCCATGGCAAGCAAAGTGATCGCTGCACAGCAGTCATGCTGCTCGATCTTGATCGGTTCAAGGCCGTCAACGACAGCCTCGGTCACCCAGCCGGTGACGAGTTGCTTCGCAAGGTTGCGGTGCGACTTCGATCTGCTCTTCGCGAACAAGATCTGCCCGCTCGCCTCGGAGGCGACGAGTTTGCGGTGCTTCTCGACAACCCCGTCACTCGGGACACGGCCGCGAGCATAGCTGCTCGGCTGGTTGACCTCATAAGCCGCCCATACATGATCGATGGGAGCATCGCGAATATCGGCGCAAGCATCGGGATCGCGCTTGCCGAACCAAGTTCGACTTTGGATGACGCGCTTCGCCGCGCTGACCTTGCACTTTACAAGAGCAAGGCAGATGGTCGGGGACGCTTCACCTTCTTTGAGCCATCACTCCAGACGGCAGCGGAAGCTCGTCAGGCGCTTGAATTCGATCTGCGCGCTGCGCTGGCGCTAGGGCAGTTTGAGCTATTCTACCAGCCCAAGCTCGACCTGCGGACTGATCAGCTTAGCGGTTTTGAAGCGCTTATTCGGTGGCGGCACCCTCAACGCGGGTTGGTTCCTCCCGACAGCTTCATCCCGATGTCTGAGGAACTCGGCCTCATTACTCGGATTGGTGAGTGGGTGATCCGAGAGGCTTGTGCCGAGGCGGCAAGGTGGCCGGACAGCCTGACCGTCGCGGTGAACGTTGCGCCTTCTCAGTTCAGCACAGGCTCATTGCTGCCGACGGTACAAGCTGCGCTCGCAGGGTCGGGCTTGTCCGGCTCACGGCTTGAACTGGAGATTACAGAGACTGCGCTGCTGCGTAACGGTCCAGATGTGATGAAGCAGTTGCAGGCGATCAAAGCTCTAGGTGTCCAGATCGCCCTCGATGATTTCGGCACCGGATATTCGTCCCTAACACAACTTCGAAGCTTTCCTTTTGATCGCGTGAAGATCGATCGATCGTTTGCTGACGATGTACAGATCGTGCGCGCGGTGACGGCACTCGGAGCCAGTCTCGGCATGTGTGTGACTGCTGAGGGCGTCGAGACTGCCGAGCAGATGCTCCGCCTTCGTGGAGACGGCTGCACGGAAGCTCAGGGCTACCACCTGAGCCGGCCAGTCCCATCGTCAGACGCTGTTAAGTTGATCCACCGGTACCTGAAGCAGTAG
- a CDS encoding NADPH-dependent FMN reductase, with protein MASFKILAVSGSLRRGSHNTAVLRAAQELAPEGVEITIYEGLGDIPPYNDDVRTGEGYPAPVEAFRTALREADAVMMATPEYNYSIPGVLKNAIDWASRPPEQPFNEKPVAILGASPSLLGTARAQYDLRKMFVFLNAHALNKPEVFIMQSGGKIDAEGRVTDEATRGFIAGQVAALRDWAIRLKG; from the coding sequence ATGGCCAGCTTCAAGATCCTCGCCGTCTCCGGCAGCCTTCGTAGGGGCTCCCACAACACCGCCGTGCTGCGCGCCGCCCAGGAACTGGCGCCGGAAGGGGTGGAGATCACGATCTACGAGGGGCTGGGGGACATCCCGCCCTACAACGATGACGTCCGCACCGGCGAGGGCTACCCGGCCCCGGTGGAGGCCTTTCGCACGGCGCTGCGGGAGGCGGATGCGGTGATGATGGCGACGCCGGAGTACAACTACTCCATCCCCGGCGTGCTGAAGAACGCGATCGACTGGGCGTCCCGCCCGCCGGAGCAGCCCTTCAACGAGAAGCCGGTGGCGATCCTCGGTGCCTCCCCCAGCCTGCTCGGCACCGCCCGCGCGCAGTACGACCTGCGGAAGATGTTCGTCTTCCTCAACGCCCACGCGCTGAACAAGCCGGAGGTGTTCATCATGCAGTCCGGCGGGAAGATCGACGCCGAGGGGCGGGTGACGGATGAGGCGACGCGGGGCTTCATCGCCGGGCAGGTCGCGGCGCTGCGGGACTGGGCCATCCGCCTGAAGGGCTGA
- a CDS encoding ABC transporter ATP-binding protein yields MLRLEDVTTAYGAVEALKGVSVHVDPGEIVTLIGANGAGKSTLLMTIFGSPRARTGRVVFEGRDITGMPMHEIARAGIAQSPEGRRIFPRMSVRENLLMGAQSFGVDPAPGLEQAFTLFPRLKEREAQRGGTLSGGEQQMLAIARALMSRPRLLLLDEPSLGLAPLVVRGIFSAIRTLNRETGLTVLLVEQNANQALRLAHRGYVLVNGRITMEDTGPALLARPEVRDAYLGTH; encoded by the coding sequence ATGCTGCGGCTGGAGGACGTCACCACCGCCTACGGCGCGGTGGAGGCGCTGAAGGGCGTTTCCGTCCACGTCGATCCCGGGGAGATCGTGACGCTGATCGGCGCGAACGGCGCCGGCAAGTCCACCCTGCTGATGACGATCTTCGGCAGCCCGCGCGCCCGGACCGGCCGCGTGGTGTTCGAGGGGCGCGACATCACCGGCATGCCCATGCACGAGATTGCCCGCGCCGGCATCGCGCAGTCCCCCGAGGGCCGGCGCATCTTCCCGCGCATGAGCGTGCGGGAGAACCTGCTGATGGGCGCGCAGTCCTTCGGCGTGGACCCAGCGCCGGGGTTGGAGCAGGCCTTCACCCTGTTCCCCCGTTTGAAGGAGCGGGAGGCGCAGCGCGGCGGCACCCTCTCCGGCGGGGAGCAGCAAATGCTGGCCATCGCCCGCGCGCTGATGTCCCGGCCCCGGCTGCTACTGCTGGACGAGCCCTCCCTCGGCCTCGCGCCGCTGGTGGTGCGGGGGATCTTCTCCGCCATCCGCACCCTGAACCGGGAGACGGGGCTGACGGTGCTGCTGGTGGAGCAGAACGCCAACCAGGCGCTGCGCCTGGCGCACCGGGGTTACGTGCTGGTGAACGGGCGCATCACCATGGAGGATACGGGCCCGGCGCTGCTCGCCCGGCCCGAGGTGCGCGACGCCTATCTCGGCACCCATTGA
- a CDS encoding integrase arm-type DNA-binding domain-containing protein, translated as MAGDKLLTDKQVRGAAKKEKPYRLPDGRGLHLQVETTGSRLWRYRYEFGGNEKMLSLGAYPDVTLAQAREARDEARKLLDQGKDPSLERRLRRARGRADAADTFSILAKEWLEQRRGIWAAAHAKNVQASLDNHILPRFGRLPVREITVPMVLALIRDLEKANTPHMARMVRQRISAICVFAIASGLAENDPAAVIRGAMAPIAGDRHQPALTTLSGVREVLTAGEEQNAHGSTRLALRLLALTAVRPGELRGMRWDEVDGLEGDLPVWDIPEERMKMGVAHRVPLAPQAVAVLRAMRQLSGKGPLVFPSLRHAHKPLSANTIGYLLNRAGFAARHVPHGFRAAFSTVMNERHPADKPVIDLMLAHKPKDRIEAAYNRSERSVRRRELAGIWADLLLEGRPEARALIR; from the coding sequence GTGGCGGGCGACAAGCTACTGACAGACAAGCAAGTTCGCGGCGCCGCGAAGAAGGAGAAGCCCTACCGGCTCCCGGACGGGCGCGGCCTGCACCTGCAGGTGGAGACCACCGGCTCCCGCCTCTGGCGCTACCGGTACGAGTTCGGCGGCAACGAGAAGATGCTGTCCCTCGGCGCCTACCCGGACGTGACCCTGGCGCAGGCGCGCGAGGCGCGGGACGAGGCGCGAAAGCTGCTGGACCAGGGAAAGGACCCCAGCCTGGAGCGCCGGCTGCGCCGGGCCCGCGGCCGCGCCGACGCGGCGGACACCTTCTCCATCCTGGCGAAGGAGTGGCTGGAGCAGCGCCGGGGGATCTGGGCGGCCGCCCACGCGAAGAACGTGCAGGCCTCCCTGGACAACCACATCCTGCCCCGCTTCGGCCGCCTGCCGGTGCGCGAGATCACCGTCCCCATGGTGCTGGCGCTGATCCGGGACCTGGAGAAAGCGAACACCCCGCACATGGCCCGGATGGTCCGCCAGCGGATCTCGGCCATCTGCGTCTTCGCCATCGCGTCCGGCCTGGCCGAGAACGACCCGGCGGCGGTGATCCGCGGCGCGATGGCGCCGATCGCCGGAGACCGGCACCAGCCGGCCCTCACCACTCTGAGCGGCGTACGCGAGGTGCTGACGGCCGGGGAGGAGCAGAACGCCCACGGCTCCACTCGCCTGGCGCTGCGGCTGCTGGCGCTGACCGCCGTCCGCCCTGGCGAGCTGCGCGGCATGCGCTGGGACGAGGTGGACGGGCTGGAGGGCGACCTGCCGGTCTGGGACATCCCGGAGGAGCGCATGAAGATGGGGGTGGCGCACCGCGTACCTCTGGCGCCGCAGGCGGTGGCGGTGCTGCGGGCGATGCGGCAGCTGAGCGGGAAGGGGCCTCTGGTCTTCCCCAGCCTCCGGCATGCCCACAAGCCGCTCAGCGCCAACACGATCGGCTACCTGCTCAACCGCGCCGGCTTCGCCGCCCGGCATGTCCCCCACGGGTTCCGGGCGGCCTTCTCCACGGTGATGAACGAGCGGCACCCGGCGGACAAGCCGGTCATCGACCTGATGCTGGCCCACAAGCCGAAGGACCGCATTGAGGCCGCCTACAACCGTTCCGAGCGCTCCGTCCGCCGCCGCGAGCTGGCAGGGATCTGGGCAGACCTGCTGCTGGAGGGGCGGCCGGAGGCGAGGGCACTAATCAGGTGA
- a CDS encoding ABC transporter permease subunit, whose protein sequence is MAYALQQLINGVALGMIYGLIAVGYTMVYGIIGMINFAHGDIFMVGAFISLISFVLIAMGGWTAGPGAILLVLLVSMAVTALYGWSVERVAYRPLRGSFRLAPLISAIGMSIVLQNYVQVAQGARVKPIEALVTGSVELWHGNGFAVSISTMQATIIVVTLLVLGIFTWLVTRTPLGRAMRACEQDRKMAGLLGIDTDRTISITFVIGAALASVAGTMYLLRYGVIDFYIGFLAGVKAFTAAVLGGIGSLPGAVLGGLLIGLIETFWSAYFSVQYKDVATFSILVITLIFMPTGLLGRAEVEKV, encoded by the coding sequence TTGGCCTATGCCCTGCAGCAGCTGATCAACGGCGTCGCGTTGGGCATGATCTACGGGTTGATCGCTGTGGGCTACACGATGGTCTACGGGATCATCGGGATGATCAACTTCGCCCATGGCGACATCTTCATGGTGGGCGCCTTCATCTCCCTCATCTCCTTCGTGCTGATCGCCATGGGCGGCTGGACGGCGGGGCCGGGCGCGATCCTGTTGGTGCTGCTCGTCTCCATGGCGGTTACCGCTCTCTATGGCTGGAGCGTGGAGCGGGTAGCCTACCGGCCCCTGCGCGGCTCCTTCCGGCTGGCGCCGCTGATCTCGGCGATCGGCATGTCCATCGTGCTGCAGAACTACGTGCAGGTGGCGCAGGGCGCGCGGGTGAAGCCCATCGAAGCCCTCGTCACCGGGAGCGTGGAGCTGTGGCATGGGAACGGCTTCGCTGTTTCGATCTCCACCATGCAGGCCACCATCATCGTGGTGACGCTGCTGGTGCTGGGGATCTTCACTTGGCTCGTCACCCGAACGCCGCTCGGCCGCGCCATGCGCGCCTGCGAGCAGGACCGGAAGATGGCGGGGCTGCTGGGGATCGACACGGACCGCACGATCAGCATCACCTTCGTCATCGGCGCCGCGCTCGCCTCCGTGGCGGGCACCATGTACCTGCTGCGCTACGGGGTGATCGACTTCTACATCGGCTTCCTGGCGGGGGTGAAAGCCTTCACCGCCGCCGTGCTGGGGGGCATAGGATCCTTGCCCGGGGCGGTGTTGGGGGGGCTGCTGATCGGGCTGATCGAGACCTTCTGGAGCGCCTACTTCTCCGTCCAGTACAAGGATGTGGCGACCTTCTCGATCCTCGTCATCACGCTGATCTTCATGCCCACCGGGCTGCTCGGCCGGGCGGAGGTGGAGAAGGTATGA
- a CDS encoding tripartite tricarboxylate transporter substrate-binding protein, with amino-acid sequence MTHLPRGAPGMARRRALGLLAASLAPPAALAQGSPRAAWPDRPIRFIQGFGAGGTTDILARIIAPPLAAALGQPVVVENRPGAGGTMAAETLARARDGHTLMLINNGYAVSAALYRRLPYDPLAEVEPVAMVASVGLVLLAGTGPEAPRDMAELTRRAKASPDALHVATVGAGSTQHLVAEAFQAAAGFRLTHVPYRGTPAALVALRNGEVELVVEPASSVLGGIRGGEARALAITSRDRSPLLPEVPTVAELLGAPDFDIQTWYRRAAPAGARVAHPARH; translated from the coding sequence ATGACCCACCTGCCAAGGGGGGCGCCAGGGATGGCGCGCCGCCGCGCGCTCGGCCTGCTCGCCGCCTCCCTCGCGCCGCCCGCCGCCCTGGCGCAGGGCAGCCCCCGCGCCGCCTGGCCGGACCGCCCCATCCGCTTCATCCAGGGCTTCGGCGCCGGCGGCACCACGGACATCCTGGCGCGGATCATCGCCCCGCCGCTCGCCGCCGCCCTCGGCCAGCCCGTGGTGGTGGAGAACCGGCCGGGCGCCGGCGGCACCATGGCCGCCGAGACCCTGGCCCGCGCGCGGGACGGGCACACGCTGATGCTCATCAACAACGGCTACGCCGTCTCCGCCGCCCTCTACCGACGCCTGCCCTACGACCCGCTGGCGGAGGTGGAGCCGGTGGCGATGGTGGCCTCCGTAGGCCTCGTCCTGCTGGCCGGCACGGGGCCGGAGGCGCCGCGTGACATGGCCGAGCTCACCCGCCGCGCGAAGGCCTCACCGGACGCGCTGCACGTCGCCACCGTCGGCGCCGGCAGCACGCAGCACCTGGTGGCGGAGGCGTTCCAGGCCGCGGCCGGCTTCCGCCTCACCCACGTTCCCTATCGCGGCACCCCCGCCGCCCTGGTGGCCCTGCGCAACGGCGAGGTGGAACTGGTGGTGGAGCCCGCCTCCTCCGTGCTCGGCGGGATCCGGGGAGGGGAGGCGAGGGCGCTCGCCATCACCTCGCGGGATCGCTCCCCGCTACTGCCCGAGGTGCCCACAGTCGCCGAACTTCTCGGCGCCCCGGACTTCGACATCCAGACCTGGTATAGACGCGCCGCGCCAGCCGGAGCGCGGGTCGCCCATCCGGCCCGTCACTGA
- a CDS encoding BLUF domain-containing protein, whose protein sequence is MLNKIYRLIYVSQNTLHGPVEDMKREVDQILAVSRHNNARDGITGALLFNSSCFAQVLEGELDAVHGVFERIQMDPRHSETVVLACEPASREFGDWSMAYAGAVRNEEIAFSPLAEPAVHQASATRILDLLRGVVLRQGAQ, encoded by the coding sequence GTGCTGAACAAGATCTACCGTTTGATTTACGTGAGCCAGAACACGCTACATGGACCGGTGGAGGACATGAAGCGGGAAGTGGATCAAATTCTTGCAGTGTCCCGCCACAACAATGCGCGGGATGGCATCACTGGTGCGCTGTTGTTCAACTCCAGTTGCTTTGCCCAAGTGCTGGAGGGCGAACTGGATGCTGTCCACGGCGTGTTCGAGCGCATTCAGATGGATCCCAGGCACAGCGAGACTGTCGTCCTTGCGTGCGAGCCTGCCTCAAGGGAGTTCGGCGACTGGTCTATGGCTTACGCAGGGGCGGTTCGGAATGAGGAGATCGCGTTCTCCCCCCTAGCCGAACCTGCCGTTCATCAAGCTTCTGCCACCCGCATCCTGGACCTCCTTCGAGGCGTAGTTCTTCGACAGGGCGCCCAGTGA